The DNA segment CCACCAGCTCCTGCCGGCGGCGCTCCGCGGCCTGCTGGGCGGCCTCCATCATGCGCTGGATCTCGCGCTGCGCTTCCCTCAGCTTCTGGTCGTAGGTGGCCTCCAGCTCGGAGGCGCGCTCCCGGGCCTGGCTGGCCTCATCCAGGGTGCGTGCGACCTTCTCTTCCCGCGAGCGGATCATGTTGCCCAGAGGCCGGAAGAGCATGTAGTAAAGCGCCAGGAGAACCACCAGGACGTTGATCAATTGGAACACGAAAGTCCACGGCTCGAAGCTGAGCGGATTCACCGCCCCCTCCTCGGCCGCGTGGAC comes from the Limnochorda pilosa genome and includes:
- the atpF gene encoding F0F1 ATP synthase subunit B; translation: MFDPTFVVHAAEEGAVNPLSFEPWTFVFQLINVLVVLLALYYMLFRPLGNMIRSREEKVARTLDEASQARERASELEATYDQKLREAQREIQRMMEAAQQAAERRRQELVARAQDEADRTLQRAKEEIAREREEALAAIRQEVAGLALAAASQVVGRSLDGEDQRRLVEEFVENVGPVKRS